A stretch of Gavia stellata isolate bGavSte3 unplaced genomic scaffold, bGavSte3.hap2 HAP2_SCAFFOLD_421, whole genome shotgun sequence DNA encodes these proteins:
- the LOC132321322 gene encoding E3 ubiquitin-protein ligase TRIM36-like has protein sequence MEGDRPESPVTIKGIERELICPACKELFTHPLILPCQHNVCHKCVKEILSAFEDSFADGGSESSNQSSPRIKSSSSSMDRISRSASQRRSFGWRGRKRNSLTPRSSLFPCPGCQRDTDLGERGINGLFRNFTLETIVERYRQAARAAIAIMCNFCKPPPQESTKSCMDCRASYCNECFKIHHPWGTVKAQHKHVGPTTNFRPKILMCPEHEMERVNMYCEICRRPVCHLCKLGGCHANHRVTTMSTAYKTLKEKLSKDIEYLISKESQVKAHITQLDLLLKETEVRVERAKEEASQSFEKLSHVLEEKKSAALGAIETSKNLRLEKLQTQAEEYQGLLENNGLVGYAQEVLKETDPSCFVQTAKQLHDRIQKATESLKSFRPAAETTFEDFVVDIAKQEEILGDLSFHSNGLEIPEINEEQSRMYNKALISWECPGKTDSADIYVLEYHKLNREEESATWQEIKVCSKSKVISDLDDDSSYAFRVRAYKGSICSPWSREVILRTPPAPVFSFLFDDKCGYNSEHLLLNPGRTSVESRAGFPLLLGSERMQIGCYTTLDYIIGDTGIAKGKHVWAFHVEAYSYLVKVGVVSSNQIQKLFHNTHDVTSPR, from the exons ATGGAGGGCGATCGGCCGGAGAGCCCG gttaccattaagggtatcgaaagagagctcatctgcccagcatgcaaggaattatttacccatccactgatccttccttgccagcacaatgtctgtcacaaatgtgtgaaagaaatactctctgcatttgaagactctTTCGCTGATGGGGGCTCTGAATCCTCTAATCAGAGTAGCCCTCGAATTAAAAGCTCTTCTTCTAGCATGGACAGGATTAGTAGATCAG CCTCACAGAGGAGGTCTTTTGGGTGGAGAG gcagaaaacgtaattcactgactcctagatcgagtctgtttccttgtccggGTTGCCAGCGGGATACTGATCTCGGAGAACGAGGCATCAATGGCTTATTTCgcaactttactttggaaaccattgtggaaagatacagacaggcagccagggcagccattGCTATTATGTGCaatttctgcaaacctccacctcaagagtccacaaagagctgcatggactgcagggcaagctattgcaacgaatgtttcaaaatacaccatccttggggaactgtgaaagcccaACATAAACACGTAGGACCAACCACCAACTTCAGACCCAAG attttgatgtgtccagaacatgaaatggagagggtaaacatgtactgtgaaatctgcagaaggcctgtttgtcatctttgtaaactgggtggatgtcatgcaaaccatagagtaacaaccatgagcactgcctacaaaacccttaag gagaagctttcaaaagatattgagtacctcatcagtaaggagagccaggtgaaagctcacatcacacagctggatctgctgctgaaagaaacagaggtaagagt TGAACGAGCTAaagaagaagcatctcagagctttgagaaattatctcatgtcctagaagagaagaagtccGCAGCTCTTGGGGCAATTGaaacttctaagaatttaaggctggaaaaattgcaaacgcaagcagaggaatatcaagggctcctggaaaataatggccttgtaggatatgctcaagaggtgcttaaagaaactgatccatcttgttttgttcaaacagcaaaacagcttcatgacag aatccaaaaagctactgaatctctgaagagcttcaggccagcagctgaaactacttttgaagactttgtggtggacatagctaagcaagaagagatccttggtgacttgtccttccattccaatg gtctagaaataccagaaatcaatgaagagcagagcagaatgtacaacaaagctctgatcagctgggaatgccctgggaagacagactcAGCTGATATCTATGTTCTTGAGTATCATAAGCTTaacagagaagaggagagtgcgacgtggcaggagatcaaagtttgcagcaagagcaaagtaatatCTGATCTTGATGATGACAGCTCCTATGCCTTTAGAGTTCGAGCATATAAAGGGTCCATCTGTAGCCCTTGGAGCCGAGAAGTTATTTTGCGtacgcctccagctccag ttttcagttttctttttgatgacaaatgtgggtacaacagcgaacatctcctgctgaacccaggaagaacctctgtggaaagcagggctggatttcctctACTGCTGGGATCTGAGCGCATGCAGATCGGATGCTACACAACCCTGGATTACATCATTGGCGACACCGGGATTGCCAAAGGGAAGCACGTCTGGGCTTTTCATGTGGAAGCCTATTCATacctggtgaaagtgggagttgtttctagcaaccagatacagaaattgttccataatACCCATGATGTGACCAGCCCAAGGTAA